Proteins from one Embleya scabrispora genomic window:
- the gdhA gene encoding NADP-specific glutamate dehydrogenase, producing the protein MSHQAFAELTGPAAATFDEVLRRNPGEPEFHQAAHEVLESLGAVLARRPELADAALLERLVEPERQLMFRVPWTDDSGRVRVNRGFRVEFNGALGPYKGGLRFHPSVNLSVVKFLGFEQIFKNALTGLGIGGGKGGSDFDPKGRSDAEVMRFCQSFMTELYRHLGEHTDVPAGDIGVGGREIGYLFGQYRRITNRYEAGVLTGKGLGWGGSQVRTEATGYGCVYFLAEMLRVRGDDLMDRKAVVSGSGNVSVFAIEKARELGARVVAASDSAGYIVDDKGIDLNLLKEIKLDRRGRIAEYADRVPHARYVDGGSVWEVPCDVALPCATQNELDGAAAAHLVKHGLMAVAEGANMPCTPEAVHVFQAAGVPFAPGKAANAGGVATSALEMAQNAARTSWSFADTDARLGAIMRDIHATCLATAAEHDREGDYVLGANVAGFLRVAEAMTAFGVV; encoded by the coding sequence ATGAGCCACCAGGCATTCGCCGAGCTGACCGGACCGGCCGCGGCCACCTTCGACGAAGTGCTGCGCCGCAACCCCGGCGAGCCCGAGTTCCACCAGGCCGCGCACGAGGTGCTGGAAAGCCTCGGCGCGGTGCTGGCCAGGCGTCCCGAGTTGGCCGACGCGGCGCTCCTGGAGCGATTGGTGGAGCCGGAGCGGCAGCTGATGTTCCGGGTGCCGTGGACCGACGACTCCGGTCGGGTGCGGGTCAACCGGGGTTTCCGCGTCGAGTTCAACGGCGCGCTCGGCCCGTACAAGGGCGGGTTGCGCTTCCATCCGTCGGTGAACCTGAGCGTGGTCAAGTTCCTCGGCTTCGAGCAGATCTTCAAGAACGCGCTCACCGGCCTGGGCATCGGCGGCGGCAAGGGTGGCTCGGACTTCGATCCGAAGGGGCGTTCCGACGCCGAGGTGATGCGCTTTTGCCAGTCGTTCATGACCGAGCTGTACCGGCACCTGGGCGAGCACACCGACGTGCCGGCCGGTGACATCGGGGTCGGCGGTCGGGAGATCGGCTACCTGTTCGGCCAGTACCGGCGGATCACCAACCGCTACGAGGCCGGCGTGCTCACCGGCAAGGGGCTGGGCTGGGGCGGGTCGCAGGTGCGTACCGAGGCGACCGGCTACGGCTGCGTCTACTTCCTCGCCGAGATGTTGCGGGTGCGCGGCGACGACCTGATGGACCGCAAGGCGGTGGTCTCCGGATCGGGCAACGTGTCCGTCTTCGCGATCGAGAAGGCCCGCGAACTGGGCGCGCGGGTGGTGGCCGCCTCCGACTCCGCCGGCTACATCGTCGACGACAAGGGCATCGACCTGAACCTGCTCAAGGAGATCAAGCTGGACCGGCGCGGCCGGATCGCCGAGTACGCCGACCGGGTGCCGCACGCGCGCTACGTCGACGGCGGCTCCGTCTGGGAGGTCCCGTGTGATGTCGCGCTGCCCTGCGCGACGCAGAACGAATTGGACGGGGCGGCCGCCGCGCACCTGGTCAAGCACGGTCTGATGGCGGTCGCGGAGGGTGCCAACATGCCGTGCACTCCGGAGGCGGTGCACGTGTTCCAGGCGGCGGGCGTGCCGTTCGCGCCGGGCAAGGCGGCGAACGCCGGCGGGGTGGCCACCTCGGCGCTGGAGATGGCGCAGAACGCGGCCCGTACCTCGTGGAGCTTCGCCGACACCGACGCCCGGCTCGGCG